The genomic segment GTCCGCGTACCTGGCGGTCGCGCACCCCGTCGAGGGGACGATGCTCACCGTCGCCACCGAGGCGGCCACCGCCGCGGAGCGGGACGGCGGCGGCCCGGTGTCCGTCGCGCGAGCCGCCCACCAGGGCGCGCGCACCGCGCTCGCCGCCACCACCGGGCAGCTCGCCGTACTCGGCCGGGCCGGCGTCGTCGACGCGGGCGGGCGCGGGCTGGTGGCCGTGCTGGGCGCGCTCGCCGACGCGCTGGCCGGCGAGGTCCCGATGGGACCGCTGGCCGATCACGCGCCGCCCGTCCCGTACGGCTGCCGCGACGAGGACGGCTCCGACCCGCACGTCGTGCCCGGCGGGCCGGCCTTCGAGGTCATCTACCTGCTGGAGGCGTCCGACACCGCCCTGCCCGCGCTGCGCGGGCGGCTGGACGCCCTCGGGGACTCCCTGGTGGTCGTGGGCGGCGACGGCCTCTGGAACGTCCACGTCCACGTGGACGACGCGGGAGCCGCCATCGAGGCCGGTATCGAGGCCGGCCGCCCCTACCGGATCCGCGTCACCCACTTCGGCGCCCAGGTCCGTGAGCGGCCCGACACGGACACCGACACCCACGTGGTGCCCGATGCGGTTTCCCGGCACCACGAGGGTGCCGGGGACGGCGGGCGGCCCCCGGAGCGGGTGCGGCGCGCCGTCGTCGCCGTCGTCCGGGGTGACGGGCTGGCCGACCTCTGCGCGCAGGCCGGCGCGACGGTCGTCGCCGTCCGCCCCGGCGACCCGCCCGCCAGCGGCGAGATCGCGGCCGCGATCCGCCGTGCCAACGCCCGCGAAGTGGTGCTCCTCCCGAACGACGTGGAACTGCGGCACGCCGCAGGCGCCGCCGCCGACCGGGCCCGGGCCGACGGCGTCCGGGTCGCGCTGATCCCCACCCGCTCCCCGGTGCAGGGCATCGCCGCGCTCGCCGTCCACGAGCCCGCACGGCGCTTCGACGAGGACGTCGTCGCCATGACCTCGGCGGCCGGCGCCACCCGCTACGCGGAACTGGCCGTCGCCGAGCACCAGTCCTGGACCATGGCCGGCATCTGCCAGGCCGGCGACGTCCTCGGGCTGATCGACGGCGATGTCGCGGTC from the Streptomyces sp. RKAG293 genome contains:
- a CDS encoding DAK2 domain-containing protein, whose protein sequence is MPHTLDASAVRAWCRLALQALGRAREEIDAINVYPVADGDTGTNLYLTMESAAQSVDAVFDGHAASGHTPDLAQAFRAMSHGALIGARGNSGTILAQLLRGMTEALTDDPATGDGVTGGASGGTAAAGDPDSAELLRRALRRAAGSAYLAVAHPVEGTMLTVATEAATAAERDGGGPVSVARAAHQGARTALAATTGQLAVLGRAGVVDAGGRGLVAVLGALADALAGEVPMGPLADHAPPVPYGCRDEDGSDPHVVPGGPAFEVIYLLEASDTALPALRGRLDALGDSLVVVGGDGLWNVHVHVDDAGAAIEAGIEAGRPYRIRVTHFGAQVRERPDTDTDTHVVPDAVSRHHEGAGDGGRPPERVRRAVVAVVRGDGLADLCAQAGATVVAVRPGDPPASGEIAAAIRRANAREVVLLPNDVELRHAAGAAADRARADGVRVALIPTRSPVQGIAALAVHEPARRFDEDVVAMTSAAGATRYAELAVAEHQSWTMAGICQAGDVLGLIDGDVAVIGGNLVETGTIVLDRMLAAGGEMVTLVLGAGAPPDLADRIEAHVQGGHLAVDTVVYQGGQQSCPLLIGVE